From Acropora muricata isolate sample 2 chromosome 14, ASM3666990v1, whole genome shotgun sequence, one genomic window encodes:
- the LOC136898618 gene encoding uncharacterized protein, whose translation MAERTHKLFVLSRLGLALNRLKFPSFCLKPLQVKCFEHMLNCHDVIAVLPTGFGKSLLFQLLPDFLPVKGEKNIVLVVCPLNSIIEDQLKVLKDRGVSADVLQLVSDDSAGFESLFCSEKDDPAANRENCTVAEELKLKSPSEKLLKGDIQIIFSHPEALLSKEGRELMKTQVFKRNVVACVVDEAHCVEIWGEEFRREFKDLSAFKAFFPNIPVMALTATAPPHLLKSLKESLGLKANCKIVNANPNRVNIYLDKKVRMSTHHGFASYDQVLLPIAHDLAVQCEKYPMTIIYLKLKYCGYAYNLFERVLGDRQFAGETRDPVGRLFAQFHAPQTTRMKKAIIAEIRKTDSRIRVLFATSALGMGVDAPSVEHIIHITPPSNIESYFQEVGRAGRTGVPSRATLYFNNSDIAANKEHITEPMKAYCKLQESCLRNLILKYLGSYCVTQERCCCICDGTYSNVAGNLQRPVKPRVRALPSEKTLLQARILSVLEKLDESIKAEEIRLFDCRSQDNKDLAEKIIEGIEFIETAADLLGTFGIWDEMCSSQLFSLISIHAPLIEN comes from the exons ATGGCGGAAAGAACCCACAAACTGTTCGTGCTCAGTCGGCTTGGTTTGGCTCTGAATCGCCTTaaatttccttctttttgtttaaAGCCTCTTCAAGTGAAGTGCTTTGAACATATGTTAAATTGTCATGATGTAATAGCCGTTCTTCCCACTGGTTTCGGTAAATCACTGCTGTTCCAGCTCCTTCCTGACTTCTTGCCAGTCAAAGGTGAGAAAAACATCGTTCTCGTCGTATGTCCCTTAAATTCCATAATAGAAGATCAGTTGAAGGTTTTGAAAGATAGAGGAGTTTCTGCCGATGTACTGCAGCTTGTCAGTGACGACTCTGCAGGTTTTGAAAGTCTATTCTGTTCGGAAAAGGACGATCCTGCAGCTAATAGGGAAAACTGTACCGTTGCCGAAGAGTTAAAGTTAAAGAGTCCCAGTGAGAAATTATTGAAAGGAGACATTCAGATTATCTTCTCACATCCAGAAGCACTATTGAGTAAGGAAGGACGGGAGCTGATGAAAACCCaagttttcaaaagaaatgttgTTGCTTGCGTGGTTGACGAAGCACATTGTGTCGAAATATG GGGTGAAGAATTTAGAAGAGAATTTAAGGACCTTTCAGCATTCAAGGCATTTTTCCCCAATATACCAGTCATGGCCCTCACAGCAACAGCACCACCACATCTATTAAAAAGTCTAAAAGAAAGCCTGGGGTTAAAGGCTAACTGTAAAATTGTCAATGCAAACCCAAACCGGGTGAACATCTATTTGGATAAGAAGGTACGAATGAGCACTCATCATGGATTTGCAAGTTATGATCAGGTTCTCCTTCCCATTGCTCATGATTTGGCTGTTCAGTGTGAAAAGTACCCCATGACTATAATATatttgaaattgaaatattgtgGCTATGCATACAATTTGTTTGAAAGAGTCCTGGGAGATAGGCAATTTGCCGGAGAAACAAGAGATCCAGTTGGTAGGCTGTTTGCTCAGTTCCATGCACCACAGACTACCCGAATGAAGAAGGCCATTATCGCAGAGATAAGAAAGACAGACTCCCGTATAAGAGTGTTATTTGCCACTTCAGCTCTTGGAATGGGAGTTGATGCACCCTCAGTGGAACACATCATCCACATCACACCCCCAAGTAACATCGAATCATATTTTCAAGAGGTTGGTCGAGCTGGGAGAACTGGAGTCCCTTCTCGAGCAACACTGTATTTTAATAATTCAGACATAGCAGCCAACAAGGAACATATAACCGAGCCAATGAAAGCCTATTGTAAATTACAAGAGAGCTGTCTGAGAAACCTAATCCTCAAGTACCTTGGAAGTTATTGTGTGACACAGGAGAGATGTTGCTGCATTTGTGATGGAACATACAGTAATGTGGCTGGGAATTTACAGAGGCCAGTTAAACCAAGGGTGAGAGCTCTGCCAAGTGAGAAAACTTTGCTGCAAGCACGCATTTTAAGTGTGCTCGAAAAATTAGATGAGAGCATTAAAGCAGAGGAAATAAGGCTATTTGACTGTAGATCTCAAGACAACAAGGATCTTGCTGAGAAGATAATAGAAGGAATTGAGTTTATTGAGACTGCAGCTGATCTTCTTGGTACCTTTGGCATTTGGGATGAAATGTGCTCTTCACagcttttttctttaatttctataCATGCTCCACTGATTGAAAACTGA
- the LOC136898381 gene encoding uncharacterized protein — MNEVPAKSTPKKIYVRSSVCRLCGGANESRHMLRVLSKTGLEKNLPSKVHYACGITINDSDCLTKLICRKCEAFIHKVCDFKQQCQNMQSKLELEQYCSVKRCMELSPSCKQPAKRSAGKSRGEASAKQLLFGETSTEVSKSGQQEFVEKADPSSIVNSTNELSTPLRGFQHQDDDENNLGAIITGALNSKPADAMAEIIRTHCPSVFLALKSAIAAEVSTACQKLCRRSQGSVLYGNSYESLKEFSFDSIWNEMETNIPFMIQIMSAVSAKNSANITVDLRVKYGFIYSILMSERWHELSALKRVNTVLVLEGGCTKQLQERLNKLGVCLSHGRRDTLLKLLGGHFADKVVERVKSGRVFRGTGDNWDLKVLKGHMRKDIQNEDLHLFASNLIENRVNFSHLPNVHPKGVIANFPRYQFSLNVREWKVYLSSAKIIVGRIILEFFPKFKWLKSVIPRHIPHVYSTEMAQKSTIVNLPLLNANEAKYEDCVSILRAYERWIAEIYHKAGILKEVPHTDNPEVPGAPAAPGQPNAHRQDTADDPMREMKIVFAGDQLTRVRFAGAKDLLSGSHTPSDRFEHCSPFKPVMWHTKASLLQYSYSFLHKAESVSQVGTLKYFREKFNRRNATPSKVLDCYEGSEELFLSVGRAYIVTAALSFFGMASTEEMPTKNTFPPHISAQSEENKKTYFEEVFGKFIDVYLLQKTAITDGEDYVKNYALCFIFLTILILQLKDTAAEADGERNLINQKLLLSVFKSMGAYSKYALEMFTSIAQMECMLTPRLAEEVKWGFFVNWRGGPGNNMEDDLAQEISNRLSKSIVQRMGPNKTLKSISKVCKAANGIKEVKEQFDTSAGIRHTSVQHTTRDSLADEKAMIADLVQLDPFRIMPGRYHESFPEIKSCPLRYLNIVEFHQWLDKHKWELSNIN, encoded by the exons ATGAATGAAGTTCCGGCGAAGTCTACTCCTAAAAAGATTTATGTTCGTAGTTCAGTTTGTCGGCTTTGTGGTGGTGCGAATGAAAGTCGTCACATGCTTCGGGTTTTGAGCAAAACTGGTCTTGAGAAGAACCTTCCTTCGAAGGTTCATTATGCCTGTGGAATTACGATAAACGACAGTGATTGCCTTACGAAGCTTATTTGTAGAAAATGTGAAGCATTCATCCACAAGGTATGTGACTTTAAGCAACAGTGTCAAAATATGCAAAGTAAACTTGAGCTTGAACAATACTGTTCGGTGAAGCGTTGCATGGAGTTGTCGCCATCTTGCAAACAGCCTGCGAAACGTTCTGCTGGCAAAAGTAGAGGAGAGGCTTCAGCAAAACAACTTCTGTTCGGAGAAACATCGACCGAAGTCAGCAAGTCTGGTCAGCAAGAGTTCGTGGAAAAGGCTGACCCTTCTTCAATAGTCAATAGTACCAACGAATTATCAACACCATTGCGTGGTTTCCAACATCAGGACGATGATGAAAACAACCTTGGAGCTATTATAACTGGAGCATTGAATTCAAAGCCAGCTGATGCTATGGCAGAAATCATTAGGACACATTGTCCAAGTGTGTTTTTAGCGCTGAAATCGGCCATTGCCGCAGAGGTCAGCACAGCTTGTCAGAAGCTTTGCAGACGTTCACAAGGCTCTGTTTTGTATGGAAACAGCTACGAGAGTCTGAAGGAATTTTCATTCGATAGTATTTGGAATGAAATGGAAACAAATATTCCTTTCATGATCCAGATAATGAGTGCTGTTTCTGCGAAAAACTCTGCAAACATTACTGTTGATTTACGCGTGAAATATGGTTTCATTTACTCAATCCTGATGAGCGAACGATGGCACGAACTTAGCGCCCTTAAGCGTGTCAATACAGTTTTGGTTCTAGAGGGTGGATGCACAAAGCAG CTTCAAGAGCGACTAAACAAACTTGGTGTTTGCCTCTCACATGGAAGGCGGGACACCCTGTTGAAACTTTTGGGAGGACACTTTGCTGATAAAGTGGTTGAAAGAGTGAAGTCTGGTAGAGTTTTCCGGGGCACTGGTGATAACTGGGACTTAAAAGTGTTAAAAGGACATATGAGAAAGGACATTCAGAATGAAGATCTTCATTTATTTGCATCAAACCTCATTGAAAACAGAGTCAATTTTTCACACCTTCCAAATGTTCACCCTAAGGGGGTTATTGCAAATTTTCCTCGCTACCAGTTTTCGTTAAATGTCAGAGAGTGGAAAGTTTACCTGAGCAGTGCAAAGATAATTGTGGGAAGAATAATTCTTGAATTTTTCCCAAAATTCAAGTGGTTGAAGTCAGTTATCCCCAGGCACATCCCTCATGTTTACAGTACTGAAATGGCCCAGAAATCCACCATTGTGAACTTACCACTGCTCAATGCTAATGAAGCTAAATATGAGGATTGTGTCAGTATCTTGAGAGCATATGAGAGGTGGATTGCTGAAATTTATCACAAGGCAGGGATACTCAAGGAAGTACCACATACTGACAACCCTGAAGTGCCAGGGGCACCAGCAGCACCTGGACAGCCCAATGCTCATAGGCAGGACACTGCTGATGATCCCATGAGGGAAATGAAGATTGTCTTTGCTGGTGACCAATTGACACGGGTGCGATTTGCTGGAGCAAAGGATTTGCTCTCTGGTTCCCACACTCCTTCAGACCGTTTTGAGCACTGCTCCCCATTCAAACCAGTCATGTGGCACACCAAAGCATCCTTGTTACAATATTCATATTCATTCCTGCACAAAGCTGAATCAGTCAGCCAAGTTGGAACTCTAAAGTATTTCAGAGAAAAATTCAATCGCCGAAATGCCACTCCATCAAAAGTACTTGATTGCTATGAAGGTAGTGAAGAATTGTTCCTGAGTGTGGGGAGGGCATACATTGTTACTGCTGCACTCTCCTTTTTTGGAATGGCCAGCACTGAGGAGATGCCCACCAAAAACACCTTTCCCCCACATATTTCAGCTCAATCagaggaaaacaagaaaacttatTTCGAAGAAGTTTTTGGAAAATTCATTGATGTTTATCTCCTGCAAAAGACTGCTATCACAGATGGGGAAGATTATGTAAAAAATTATGCCCTGTGTTTCATCTTTCTTACCATCCTCATTTTGCAACTGAAAGACACTGCAGCAGAAGCAGATGGAGAAAGAAATCTTATCAATCAGAAATTACTTCTTTCTGTCTTCAAATCTATGGGAGCATACAGCAAATATGCCTTAGAAATGTTTACCAGTATTGCACAGATGGAATGCATGCTAACTCCACGCCTTGCTGAAGAAGTTAAATGGGGTTTCTTTGTCAACTGGAGGGGTGGTCCTGGCAACAACATGGAAGATGACTTGGCACAAGAAATCTCCAATAGGTTAAGCAAGTCTATTGTCCAGAGGATGGGGCCAAACAAAACTCTCAAATCTATTAGTAAAGTTTGTAAGGCAGCAAATGGAATCAAAGAAGTTAAGGAACAATTTGACACTTCTGCTGGTATTCGTCACACTTCAGTCCAACACACGACACGAGATTCACTTGCAGACGAGAAGGCAATGATTGCAGACCTGGTACAGTTAGATCCTTTTAGAATCATGCCTGGAAGATATCACGAAAGCTTTCCTGAAATCAAGAGCTGTCCCCTGAGATACTTAAATATTGTTGAATTTCATCAATGGCTTGACAAACACAAGTGGGAACTGTCTAATATAAACTGA